In one window of Eggerthella guodeyinii DNA:
- the dsrA gene encoding dissimilatory-type sulfite reductase subunit alpha: MDENSKTPQLDELETGPWPSFVTEIKKAADKSAMSADLLGVLERSYEDKVGHWKHGGIVGVKGYGGGVVGRYTDLPEEFPNVAEFHTMRVNAPSGWFYTTDALRTVCDIWERHGSGITNMHGSTGDLILLGMKTEELQPTFNELAENGFDLGGSGSDLRSPSCCCGPGRCEYACYDTLDMCYDITNEFQDELHRPMWPYKSKIKMSGCANDCVAAAARADISVIGTWRDTIVIDQEAVKQYAADGLDIREAVVEKCPTRCLTYDQGTGELAVNGAECTRCMHCVNVMCKAIKQGEEKGATILLGAKSTIVKSAFMSWVLVPFMKMEAPYTEFKDLVNRIWDWWDENGKTRERIGETVYRIGMGKFLREVGMEAVPQMVYRPRANPYVFWPQEEIFKEAAGQAEGDN, encoded by the coding sequence ATGGATGAAAACAGCAAGACCCCCCAGTTGGACGAGCTGGAAACCGGGCCGTGGCCGAGTTTCGTCACGGAGATAAAGAAGGCGGCCGACAAGAGCGCGATGAGCGCCGACCTGCTCGGCGTGCTCGAGCGGTCCTACGAGGACAAGGTGGGCCACTGGAAGCACGGCGGCATCGTGGGCGTCAAGGGGTACGGCGGCGGCGTCGTCGGGCGCTACACCGACCTGCCCGAGGAGTTCCCGAACGTCGCTGAGTTCCACACGATGCGCGTCAACGCGCCGAGCGGCTGGTTCTACACCACCGACGCCCTGCGCACCGTCTGCGACATCTGGGAGCGCCACGGTTCGGGCATCACGAACATGCACGGCTCCACGGGCGACCTCATTTTGCTGGGCATGAAGACCGAAGAGCTGCAACCCACGTTCAACGAGCTGGCCGAGAACGGGTTCGACCTGGGAGGCTCCGGTTCCGACCTGCGCTCCCCGAGCTGCTGCTGCGGCCCCGGCCGGTGCGAGTACGCCTGCTACGACACCTTGGACATGTGCTACGACATCACCAACGAGTTCCAGGACGAGCTGCATCGTCCGATGTGGCCGTACAAGTCCAAGATCAAGATGTCCGGATGCGCGAACGACTGCGTGGCCGCCGCCGCCCGCGCCGACATCTCGGTCATCGGCACCTGGCGCGACACCATCGTCATCGACCAGGAGGCGGTGAAGCAGTACGCCGCCGACGGGCTCGACATCCGCGAGGCCGTGGTGGAGAAGTGCCCCACCCGCTGCCTGACCTACGACCAGGGCACGGGCGAGCTCGCGGTGAACGGCGCGGAGTGCACGCGCTGCATGCACTGCGTCAACGTCATGTGCAAGGCCATCAAGCAGGGCGAGGAGAAGGGCGCGACCATTCTCCTGGGCGCCAAGTCCACCATCGTGAAATCCGCCTTCATGTCGTGGGTGCTCGTGCCCTTCATGAAGATGGAGGCCCCCTACACCGAGTTCAAGGACCTGGTGAACCGCATCTGGGACTGGTGGGACGAGAACGGCAAGACCCGCGAGCGCATCGGCGAGACCGTGTACCGCATCGGCATGGGCAAGTTCCTGCGCGAGGTGGGCATGGAAGCGGTGCCCCAGATGGTGTACCGCCCGCGCGCGAACCCCTACGTGTTCTGGCCCCAGGAGGAGATCTTCAAGGAAGCGGCCGGTCAGGCGGAGGGCGACAACTAG
- a CDS encoding 4Fe-4S binding protein encodes MYMVVLDEEKCTGCDSCAEGCPAQILGFDGTHALIKGDSCDCMGCEACVMVCPAGAFTVTEL; translated from the coding sequence ATGTACATGGTGGTGTTGGACGAGGAGAAGTGCACCGGATGCGATTCGTGCGCCGAAGGTTGCCCGGCTCAGATTCTCGGATTCGATGGCACGCACGCTTTGATCAAGGGAGATTCATGCGACTGCATGGGATGCGAAGCCTGCGTCATGGTATGTCCCGCCGGGGCGTTCACCGTCACGGAATTGTAG